In Vibrio tritonius, the following are encoded in one genomic region:
- the aroB gene encoding 3-dehydroquinate synthase: protein MERITVNLGERSYPISIGAGLFNDPALLSLSAKQKVLVISNVTVAPLYADKITAMLNHIGCQSAVLELPDGEKYKSLDTFNTVMTYLIEHNYSRDVVVIALGGGVIGDLVGFASACYQRGVDFIQIPTTLLSQVDSSVGGKTAVNHPLGKNMIGAFYQPKSVLIDTDCLKTLPEREFAAGMAEVIKYGVIYDQDFFVWLEENLDALYALDVKALTYAIARCCSIKAEVVALDEKESGIRALLNLGHTFGHAIEAELGYGNWLHGEAVSAGSAMAARTAQLQGMITQEQADRIIALFKRAKLPVHTPESMSFDDFMKHMMRDKKVLAGELRLVLPTSIGTAEVVKGVPEEKIEQAINLCR, encoded by the coding sequence ATGGAGCGGATTACGGTCAACTTAGGTGAACGTAGTTACCCAATCTCAATTGGTGCCGGGTTATTTAATGATCCGGCTCTTCTTTCTTTATCGGCTAAACAGAAAGTGTTGGTCATTTCTAATGTTACCGTCGCCCCTCTGTATGCAGATAAAATTACTGCCATGCTCAACCACATCGGTTGTCAGTCTGCGGTTCTTGAATTGCCTGACGGTGAGAAATACAAAAGTCTCGATACTTTTAACACCGTAATGACCTACTTAATCGAACATAATTACAGCCGCGATGTGGTTGTTATTGCGCTCGGTGGTGGTGTAATAGGTGATTTAGTGGGATTTGCTAGCGCATGTTACCAACGTGGTGTCGATTTTATTCAAATTCCAACCACTTTGTTATCCCAAGTGGATTCTTCTGTCGGTGGAAAAACCGCAGTGAATCACCCACTTGGTAAAAACATGATTGGTGCATTCTACCAACCAAAATCTGTGTTGATCGACACCGATTGCTTAAAGACCCTACCTGAACGTGAATTCGCGGCAGGGATGGCTGAAGTGATCAAATACGGTGTTATTTACGATCAGGATTTCTTTGTTTGGTTGGAAGAAAACCTCGATGCTTTATATGCATTAGACGTAAAAGCATTGACCTATGCGATTGCCCGCTGCTGTTCAATCAAAGCTGAAGTTGTCGCTTTGGATGAGAAAGAGTCTGGAATCAGAGCGTTACTCAATCTGGGTCATACCTTTGGCCATGCAATTGAAGCAGAGCTGGGTTATGGTAACTGGCTGCATGGTGAGGCTGTATCTGCGGGGTCAGCAATGGCTGCTCGTACAGCTCAGTTGCAGGGTATGATCACACAAGAGCAAGCAGACCGCATCATTGCACTGTTTAAACGTGCTAAATTACCAGTACATACACCAGAGAGCATGTCGTTTGATGATTTCATGAAACACATGATGCGCGATAAAAAAGTGTTGGCTGGTGAGTTGCGATTGGTATTGCCTACGAGCATTGGAACCGCCGAAGTTGTGAAAGGCGTCCCAGAAGAGAAAATCGAACAAGCGATTAATCTTTGCCGTTAG
- the aroK gene encoding shikimate kinase AroK, producing the protein MAEKRNIFLVGPMGAGKSTIGRHLAQQLHMEFVDSDTVIEERTGADIAWVFDVEGEEGFRKREEAVINDLTEQQGIVLATGGGSVKSRENRNRLSARGVVVYLETTIEKQLARTNRDKKRPLLQVDQPREVLEALAGERNPLYEEIADITVRTDDQSAKVVANQIVKMLEEH; encoded by the coding sequence ATGGCTGAAAAACGCAATATTTTCCTTGTTGGCCCTATGGGTGCTGGCAAAAGCACAATTGGTAGACATCTTGCACAACAACTCCATATGGAGTTTGTTGACTCTGATACTGTTATCGAAGAGCGCACTGGCGCAGATATCGCTTGGGTATTTGATGTGGAAGGTGAAGAAGGCTTCCGTAAACGCGAAGAAGCTGTTATCAACGATCTCACTGAGCAACAAGGTATTGTTCTCGCTACTGGCGGTGGTTCTGTTAAGAGCCGTGAAAACCGTAATCGCCTGTCTGCCCGTGGTGTTGTCGTCTACCTAGAAACGACCATCGAAAAACAATTGGCGCGAACCAACCGCGATAAAAAACGTCCTCTGCTACAGGTAGATCAACCTCGAGAAGTATTGGAAGCTCTAGCTGGAGAACGTAATCCACTGTACGAAGAAATTGCAGATATTACTGTACGTACAGACGATCAAAGTGCAAAAGTGGTAGCCAACCAGATCGTAAAAATGCTAGAAGAACATTAA